A segment of the Anaerolineae bacterium genome:
GCTAAATTGAGCCACATCGAACATACCTAGATTACTGATTGAAAAGGTAGAACCCTCGATATCTTCTGGGCGAACCTTGCCTTCGCGGGCGCGGTTGACCAGGGTACGCACTTCTTGCGCAATCGTGCGCACGCTCTTTTGATCGGCATTCTTACAGACAACCGTGATTAATCCGCTTTCCAGAGCAACCGCAATGCCGATGTTGATTGCTCCGTGCTGGACGATTTCACCCTTTTCTTCATCGATAGAGGCGTTTAAGTTCGGGAAGAGGCGCAAAGCCAGGGCTGTTGCGCGCACGATAAAATCATTAACCGAGATCTTTTCTCCATCGGTTAGAAGTTGGTTGACTTCCTGGCGTATGTTGAGTAACCCTTCAACATCAACTTCGTGTGTGACAAAGAAGTGCGGCGCCGTTTGAGTTGATTGAGCCATGCGTTTACCGATGATAGCGCGCAGTTTGGTCAGGGGGATTCGCTTCTCCTCGCCAGGGGTGAAAGGAGGTAAGGCAAGAGATTCAGGTAAGATTGCTTGCGTGGGAATTGTGACCTCTTCGGCAGGTTTGCGCGCCTGTCCTGCAAGGTAGGCTTCTACGTCCTCTTTGCGGATGCGCCCCAGGGGGCCCGAACCGGGTACGTTGCGGATGTCAATGCCGCTCTCCTGTGCCAGACGGCGGGCAAGCGGTGTAGCGCGCACACCGGCGGGTAGCGTGCCTTCCTGGATTTCAGGAGCTGAGGTTGCGACTGGGGTTGCTACGGATGGCTCCTGCGCGGGTTGTGGGGTAGGTTGGCTTTCAGCAGGGAGCTCCTGACCACTTAAACCTGAGATTTCTTCACCGGGTTGACCGATGATGGCAATGGGTGTGTTGACGGGCACAACGCTTCCTTGTTCAACAAGGTGACGCAACAGGGTGCCGCTTGTACTTGCTTCAACCTCGACCGTGGCTTTGTCAGTTTCGATTTCTGCCAGAACGGCTCCCTTCTTAACCTCCTCCCCCTCTAAGATGACCCAGCGCACCAAGGTGCCTTCTGCCATATCAAAACCCAGTTTGGGCATGGTGACGATTTCAGCCATTACAATACCTCCTTTACAGCGCGCACAACATCTTCAACCTGTGGAAGCGCCATTTGCTCCAGACTGCGATTATACGGCAAGGGCGTTTCTTTTTGGGCAATCCGCTGGATTGGGGCATCGACATAATCGAAAGCTTCTTCGTAAATTCGTGCAGCCACTTCTGCCCCCACGCCGTATGACCGCCAGCCTTCTTCAACGATTACCGCGCGATTGGTCTTGCGGAACGATTGCAATACCGGCTCCATATCCAGTGGGCGTAAAGTGCGCAGATCGACAATCTCTGCTTCAATTCCCTCTTTGGAAAGCTGGTCGGCAGCTTTCAAGGAGACCTCCAGCATCTTGCTATAGGTAACAATGGTCACATCACGACCCGGGCGTTGGACTTTTGATTTTCCGATAGGGATGGTATAGTCTTCATCGGGGACTTCGCCACGCATCAGATAGAGGGTAGCATGTTCGATAAAAAAGATGGGGTCATTGGAGCGAATGGCAGCTTTGAGCAATCCTTTCGCATCTTCTGGCGTGCCAGGTGCAACGACCTTTAAGCCAGGGAAATGGGCAAAAATGGCATCAGGGGTTTGGGAATGCGTAGCACCCAGTTGACGTCCACCACCGCTAACCGTTCGAATAACTAAGGGGAGAGTAA
Coding sequences within it:
- a CDS encoding Dihydrolipoamide acetyltransferase component of pyruvate dehydrogenase complex, translated to MAEIVTMPKLGFDMAEGTLVRWVILEGEEVKKGAVLAEIETDKATVEVEASTSGTLLRHLVEQGSVVPVNTPIAIIGQPGEEISGLSGQELPAESQPTPQPAQEPSVATPVATSAPEIQEGTLPAGVRATPLARRLAQESGIDIRNVPGSGPLGRIRKEDVEAYLAGQARKPAEEVTIPTQAILPESLALPPFTPGEEKRIPLTKLRAIIGKRMAQSTQTAPHFFVTHEVDVEGLLNIRQEVNQLLTDGEKISVNDFIVRATALALRLFPNLNASIDEEKGEIVQHGAINIGIAVALESGLITVVCKNADQKSVRTIAQEVRTLVNRAREGKVRPEDIEGSTFSISNLGMFDVAQFSAIINPPEAAILAVGSARQQPVVKDNTLQVGWRMNLTLSVDHRISDGAEAAQFLQQLARYLENPLQLLI
- a CDS encoding Pyruvate dehydrogenase E1 component beta subunit, yielding MARITYREAISKALWEEMERDPSVFILGEEVGVWGGTYAVTKGFYDHFGPKRVMDTPIAEATIVGAAIGAALTGLRPVAELMTINFAFAAMDHIVNQAAKLRYMFGGQFTLPLVIRTVSGGGRQLGATHSQTPDAIFAHFPGLKVVAPGTPEDAKGLLKAAIRSNDPIFFIEHATLYLMRGEVPDEDYTIPIGKSKVQRPGRDVTIVTYSKMLEVSLKAADQLSKEGIEAEIVDLRTLRPLDMEPVLQSFRKTNRAVIVEEGWRSYGVGAEVAARIYEEAFDYVDAPIQRIAQKETPLPYNRSLEQMALPQVEDVVRAVKEVL